In the Mastacembelus armatus chromosome 16, fMasArm1.2, whole genome shotgun sequence genome, CAGAAAGGATCAGACTAATTGGACCTGATAGTTTTGTGGCTGTTTACTATGACATGGTGCACAAATGTCATTATCTTCTAATCAATGCTGACTGTTGCTGTGACCTACAAACCCAATTCAATTACACCCAACGAGAGCACACCGACACGTACCAACCAGGCCGCGTTCCATTATAACAACACTTCCCACAGTAGGACCCAGCAGGGCTCCATGGACAGGACTAGTAAAACCAGTTCAGCATGTTGTAGCAAAAATGGACCAAACAAAAGTGAGAAACAGGACATTCATTTTTATCCCCAAAGGGCTCCACACCACcacatttgaaaattaaaatcagatACATTGGAAATCAATAGGGCGAGATTATAAACAACCAAACCTTTCAAGCCGCTGACCTGAGGTAGGGTCAATTAGATTACCAAGACTTTCAGCGTGACAATGACCCTCACCTCTGAGATGATTAAGATGAATCACTGTGGGCAGGACTGGAATGGAGACAGACTGTGTGGCTGGTGAATATCTCAAGCGTTTTATTTGCAGGGCATAGTGAGATGGAAACATGCTATAACAAAATCCCTACTCagcttgggggggggggggttgtaaTACAACACAGAGAGTGACAGATACTGAGCCAATAAAATGTGACAGCGAATGAACAGACTACAGGTTTAATGAGACCGTTCATCCTTTCCACCTACTCTGACAATGGCTACACACGGGAaacaggagagaagagaaatcCTCTCGTGGATTCACACAGCTGTAAGCTCTACGGgcattttaacatgtttgaAAGAAATTAAACTGCAATCTGTTGTAAACAGGcgtaaaatctgattttaaaacatgcagtttttttcttaagggttttaaatatattgtcatGGGAATAAATATGTTATGTAAAATTTATACGTTCTTAgttttctgtgtacaaggttTAGTACTTATTTATTATAGAAGCTGACCTGTATGTTTCACTCCAACTAGTTTTACTTTCTTCTGTTTGCTCTAAACTCTGAAGAGTTGCACCTTTGGTGTTTTCATTATATATGTAAAGTTattttaaacatactgtatataaaatatttttatgtaggAGATAAAGTTGCACTTTTGAGCAAAACTACCATGTTGCTCAATGTGACGAAGTTATGCTTAGTTATTTCtatgtaataattttaaaaagaattcGGGGTAGCCATTTTTTTGAGAATTCTATTAGTGCAcgttgtcttttctttttgttttggacTCTgggagacagagctgaagaagaaacCCACTGAAAGCTTTGTTTCTCTACAACTGCAAGGATGTTATGTGTTGCCATGTCTTGCAATAAATTATGGAAAAACAGCTGTGGGAAGTGTGGTTCATGTCCACTATATGACAccgacaaacacacacacgcacacaaaaccAATCCCATGCAGAATTCCTCCTAATTGACCAGCTGAGTCTGTTCTAGCACTTCCTGGAAACTAAACCGCTCAGAAAGAAGCTGAAACAAAACTGTCCGAGTCTGGTGTGGATGTGTGCGAGTGTGCTAAAATTAGACTCCATGACTAACCTAAACTAGCATCTGCATTTAGCCTACTCTGAAAGACGAGTGGTCGGACTGGTCACAGTATGACACAGCACGTCAGCTTCAAGCTAAGTGTAGTGGCTGTGATGCTGGTTTTAGGTTCTTTCATCCTATTTAAATGCATTGGGACATAAAGGGCCAAACTACACTGTTGTATGGACTGTTCTGTCTCCTGTTTTgattgaaaaatgaaattgaaagaaaaaattctttcatttattcatttttctctttaacCCTTTTCAGTATCACATGATGTATTATCacctaaaatgttttcttaaatatATTTGGACACGTCTAATCTAGTTTATTACACCAAACACAAGTCACTAGAGGCTATAGTGAACAATACAGTGACTGCAGGATATTCAGTAGGGAAACTGTGACCTCTGACACATGTCGTTCTGCCTGGTCTGCACTGAActtcattttaattatgtaaATCACCACAGCATTACGATAGAAACACAGGAGGCACCTTCAAGCAGAGTTACCATTCAACAGACAACACTTATGTGTCATGGTTAAAGGACAACGGACAATATGTTTGTGTTAATATCCACGTGACTACAggtttcaaacacacactgtacacaggcAGGGAAAAAACCCATCAGGTCACTTTGCTTTGaccacaaacactgaataactGGTAGAACAAAACAGTGTCTGTGAATCATGAAGCATGAAGTTGCCTGATATTTAAAAGATGACTCTATTCAAACTGCTATAATTTAACATAATAGAACAAGTATAGATTACAGCAAACAACCAATCCAAGGTAAAAATATCTAAAGCATAAACGTAGGTGTGTATTTACAACCATTTAAAAACCTTCCTGAAAGTTGACGCACTAAAGtataaaacagcaaagacagGATACAATGGACTATTTTAAAAGAGAATATAAAATGTGAAGGACGTTTGCTCGAAGCATTTAGAGCAAGACATTTTAGGATCACGTACAAGATAATGGAGGACTTCAGGTCCCATGAGGTAACTAAGCAGGTGATcatctgtgaaaaataaaattgagtCGCTTCCATTTTCCCCACTGTCCCTCATGACAGACCTTGAGGTTAAAAAGAAGCAGTGAAGGATGGCAGGACAAACGATTTAGACTTAAAGGCTTTGAGCCCTACAATaataagcattttaaaaaacgACTTAAACATTTCCCAAAATGGTTCTGATTATGTTTAGTGTCACTGAGGCCACCAgtcacagtaaaacagtaaaagattTAGATATATTAATATCTAAATTTTTGCTAGTTTCTCTGTAGActcctgtcagtgtgtttgatgTGACAATAAAATTAGCAAACAGGACTAATTCCCTGAGGCttgaaaattaaagtttttttaattACGAAATAGAAACACAGAGCTACGTAGAACTGTGACGCTCGTTTTAGGAACCGTGACTCATTCTGGTTTGAGAAACAATGAATCCCCACGATTCTGTAAACATGTTCCCGAGTATCTTGTGAGTGTAGCTGCTGCGTCATGACATCGTAAAATAAGACCAGGATCTGTGTTACTCCACATTTAATTGTGCTGATGTGTAGCAGCTTTGTTTCCACAGTGTGCCATCTGTGCTGTGTAATGCCACTCCCACATACAGAGCAAACAATGAGATGCAATAAAGCAGGTAACTCTTGCTGCCAGTCTTTGGTGAGGGCAAGTACACCTTCATACTTGGCCCTTTATCAGATTctctgcaaaaaacaaactggtTCAATCTTTTAGGCCATAAGAAGTTAGTCCTTTTAATCAGTTTACCCTCCGAGTTAAAAATGCTCGTCTGGACGATGATGATCATTGTCTTTACATCGAATAAAAAACACTGGTGTGAAATTACAAATTGTGGCTATGTCCATTCTGTTGCTTTAATTTTTCTATCTAAAGGGGCTAACATAGTGTATTGAATTAGGGGTCTGAAAACTTCTGCAAAGACAGATTTCAGACTAAAAACATGCTTCCAAAGTGATTATGGGTTAAGTGTAGATTGATGGGCAAAAAAAAGTAtccttttaaaattaaaatgataataatatgacTCAGTACTTCCAGTTTCACACTTTGTTGCTGATAATATATCCAGTTATACAGTATGCCTCACTGCccacctcccctctcctcctcccctgggTGCGCTTGATGCACTCATGTTATTATCACTACCTCCTTCATCCCACCATCTTCAAAGGTGGGAGATGACTACGTGTTAAGCTTTAGTGTACTTAAGAGCAGCCTCGGGCTCTGTGGTGTGCCGCTCCCAGCCCGAGCAAGCTTGGCGGGAAAAGCCTTGTGTGTGCACCACAGACAAGCAAACTGACAGAGGATATAACCGCAATCAACacttcatcatctttgtctCATTATCTTTGTCTCAGCTGTAGAAAGACGTCCTTCATTATTTCAGGTGAACCAAGGTCTGCAATGTGTGCAGTTGTAGCATGAtgctaaataaatgaataattaaacaaGCATCAAAACTGAGCAGGTGTGTTTGAGATTTGATGTTATGTTTAGAAATACCATAGCACATTTAGCAGTCACTTACAAAAGCCTACGTGTGTCTGTCTGGTTATGTATCTGACTGAACTGATGATTATTCAGCATCCAACATGCAGGAGGACGATTGTGTTTAAAACAGACATCCTGTCTGAGGCTTAGTGGTTCCATGTCACACCCACAGGTAGACTGGCAGCATAATTAACCAGTTATGTTCCTATTAGTCACGCAGACACCCCAAAGGCGATTACTGTCTGACAGCAGTAGCTGCAGATGATGCTTTAGCAGCTTTAAGCTGcatcttcattttttaataaagttttgACAGCGGAGCTtccttcttgtctttttctcatctcaaacacacacacacacacttatacaatTTCCTTTCCTGCACAgtaaaaatgatcatttcattttcatttccgCTGTCATTTTAAggatctttttgtttttctgccattGCTTATTCTGTTTTCATTGGAAATCTGTTGTCCAATCCACTTTTCCTCATTCTAAGGTCACATGGTTTTTGTATATGATGTTAATTCTTGTTTCTTAGGATGATAAATTCAGCTAAAATAAACTAAGGTTTAACTAAGTTTTCCTTTCAGATTTAGATCCCAGAATGACCATATAACATCTTTCTACATCACTTACCCATTTCTTCACAAACACTGAGCTCTGATCTCGAAACTTTCTGTAAATCACATCTAACATTTGATACTATGAAAACTCCAcgacatgtttgttttctctctgagcCACTTCCTCTATAATCGCTCATTCCAGCTCAGTTTTGTTCTGCAGAACACCAAACAGTGGTTTATTTGTTCAGTCAGTCACGTAGGGCGTTGATGCAAACTCACCGAGTCGTTCTCATACTCTGCTTCTAGATGAAATACCAGTCCACTGGAATTCCTCACTTCCCAGCACTGACTCCCACTTCTTTACACTGGTTTGTgcgcatgtgtttgtgtgtgcactacTATCTGCGTCCAGCTCCCACACACTGACATTGTTGTCATAGCCATGTCAGAGACCAAGCACTTGACTGTACTAGGTTAATGATACAGTAGTTTTCAGATTCGCACACAAAAAGACATCGTTGGCAAACAATGTATATTAACAAATGTCTGGATATTAAAGTTAAAAGATAATATAAGTCATCATATGTAGAGGGCCTGGCTGAAATGTCATCTTCGTCCTAACTTCTTTGTCTTTTGCACACAGAGCTCTACAACTTAGAGCTTCCTGTTCCAACAAGAGCCGCACAACTAAAAGGCTTCTGCCAtttccacccacacacattaaacattcacactgAATGAAAACGTTATGGACCGCACTCAGACACTGCTCTCTCTTAACTACCTCCAAGATCTTTGCTGTTGCCCAGGAAGAGCTaatatgcattttaaataaTCAACCAGGTATTAATTATTTAGCTTTTCCTGCTCCTTAGCCAAAAAGTTAATGGCCTGAGCTGCTTTTTCTGCCAACTGACACACTGGTGACGGGTGCAAATGCACAGTCAGGTGTGAATTGATGAATTGATTTCCTGAGTTTAACTTTACCTGCTGCTACTGCTTTTATTGTTACAGCAAGTTGTGAAGTTAAAAACATGGGAGAGATTTGATGGTTTAAGTGGAAAATGCAcatttcaaaaccaaaaaaaaaaaaaaaaagggggtcAGAAATAATGAGAAATCTTTTACTCCACTTAATGAAAAAGTAGCTTGAAAAGCCGTAGGAGTTGACTCACCAAGACTCTGTTCTCTGTCTTGTCTCCTTTGATCTCCAGCTTGACTCTCTTTCTCAGCGACAGCTTCACCTTCCTCCCCACTGCGTCCCTCACACTCTCTACACGGAGATAAGAAGAAAGGAGGGAAAATGAGGAGGGAGTCGGTCTCAAATGTGGAACATTTGGCATATCTGTGCAATAAAGTACAATGTATTTTGACAGtggtttaaataaaaagtaaacagaaatCATAATCATagagaagaaaagtgaaaatgcttGGACGTGCTTCATCCTGCATTAGGAAAAATCTCTACTTTTTAGGCTCTTTCTCACAATGTCTTGATCTAAAAGCTCAAGTTGAGTCAGAATTACAACATCTTAACTTCCTCAGCGGAGCACAAATCAACACACTCCTGCCACAAGGAGAATAATTCCCCATTTCTGCTGataacacacatatatttaatgaaactttaaTCACATCCAATTTTAGTACACCACAGGAGAAACCATCTCTCTTTTGGATTTCATTTGTGCATCAAACTCCTCCAAGAGCTAATTTTCTCTTATCTTTCCTTATCTGTGGGAAAATGGGAAGTCTGACAATAAAACtaacaaagtggaaaaatctGTATGTGTCCTTGCATTGATACTTGTCTACATTGATACTTGTCTACAGTGCTGACAGTATTAGGTCGAAACTAAATTAGTCACCAACAATCACTGATTAATCATTGAAGTTGCTGATGTTCAACATTTGCTGGTTGCACCCTGTTAAAGATCAAACCAAGACTATGAACAAGGTAAACATTACACCTGCTTAACATCTTAGCATGACTCTTTATATATAACTCAAAACACCACGGTGCAGAACCACAGCGCTGCAAGAAAAGCTGCAGACTTTGTCTTGTTCAGTATTTTCTTACAATTTATTTAGTGAGCACTTTTTAATCAAgaaactataaatataaatacacacaaagattTACACCGAGTGTGTGTTCTGCTGTTCACACACAGTAAACGTGAACTGGTTTAGAGGGGAGAACTGGGTCACAGCCCCCTCTCCACGCTCCTCATTCACCCACACAGCAGCTGATATagtctgtgtgcacatgtgtctgAGACAGAGAGCGATTCTATGTGTGTACATCTGTGCTGGCATGCATGTATCCTCGCCTACAGGCTTCCTCAAACCATCATCAGATCAAAGTGAAACTAATAATTAGgcaaaatgctgctgccagcAAAGAGCTTGCTGAGTCTTCTCCACTAGAAATTGGCACAATTTTCTACTGCAGCATTTCTGAACCCACACTTGAGAATATCCAGTTAGTCACGGAGCTCTCTCCAGAGGGTCTCCACGCAAAATTGAGACCTAGTATATTTTAATGAGCTGGGCAGGGTTTGGTCCTGTGATTTGTGTTCAGCATCATCAGTGAATATCTCTCCATGTTCATGCAAAGAAATCAAGGGTCAGTTTTAAAACTttcatagaaaaacattttctgcccCCCTTCCCCTCAAAGGTCTTAACACATCTCTCTCACATGGACATAAAATAAGTCCACGTACTCTACATACACAGTCCCAGGTGACACACATCCTTAACACAATGCACTGCAAGATGATGCCCCTGTTTTGACACAGCATGACACCCGCAACTGCTCAAAGAAGCCACTTGGCCTGATGTAGTGAAGTCTGAGGGGGAGTCTTTGCTTTGCCACCtaaaagaaatgtttcccaGACAtcatatgaaacatttttcGTCTATTTCGTCTTCTTTGTCTTCTCCCTTTATACAGTTCTCCAGTACATTTCAGTCGAATGTATTTTTAGCACAGTTTCTGAATGTGTGCACCCTGGGGCTCTTACTTCTCACAAGAGCTTATGTGaaggttttagttttttttttttcctgagctgATCCTGTGCAGCTCATTTcatcaaagacagaaacaagacaTGTCAAAATTAACTGTCTACAGTACCAGGAGAAGCATTAACGCAACATTAGCTGTGAAAGTCAGAGCTGGTCTGTGACTGTTCCAGCTGCAGGAACATGCTAAAATTGCTCATATGTTGCATGATGGTGAATCACCGGCACAAGTGAATGTTCCAAACAACGGCTGTTTATATACTGATCCAGACAACATCACATGACAATAGGACCAGGAACATGCCAAAGCTAATTCCTTACGCTAAGTGCAGCGTTGCGCTGATCACTCAGCTGGAGTAGAGAAATGCTAAGAGAGTGGACGAGGGCAGAGGACTTGCTCACTTTACACCCGAAAATATGCTGAACCATAAGATATCTCTACTTGTGCTCCAGGAAAAAACACCCCGACCTGTCCAgaaccagaaaaacacaatgtgtCCTATTTAAACACAGTGTCAGCAggtacatttactgtattgaTCTCCCTGAGCCTcgaagctaaaaaaaaaaaaaaaaaaaaaaaaaaaaaaagatgtgcaCATGCAAAACACTCACATGAAAAACAGGCGGCTTTTACCACTATAATCTCTGAAATCACACTCAAACACCAGTGGGTCAGTCATTGTCAATTCTTGTCCAGATcccaaaatgagaaaaatgtttgtctgaatTTTAGGGAAATGTGTTGAAAATGACCCCCCCAACATATCCAGCATATGTTTGGGTGTAAACATTGTGTTAGCTTCAATGAAGAGCTGGAAACATACAGATATAGTGGAAAAACATGGCCTTAATTTAGGTGACAGACGATACCTTCAGTACATTTTACCAGGGGCTAAGATTCTGATACTTCTGTACCTCGTTTGTCTCTAACTGTGGTAAAAGCCTCAACAACAGGCCTGAAACATACAAAGCAACATACATGAGGGTCCAAGGATATAAACAATAGAGTAAATTACACAACTGTAGAGGAAATTTCCTGCAACTCCATGAGTAAACACATGCATGACCAGTGAGCAACAATCccatctacagtatatatgtcAACATGTCGTGTCTCTTATAAGAATCGGAGCCTGAAGGACACACAGGCCTGTGTGAGGTAGATGAAGAAAGAGATGGAGCTTGTGTTTGTCAAACATCACACTGAAGTGTGAGCTATGTTGCCAAACAAAGAGTCTAAGCTTCAGCCAAACAGCCTGCAGGACTGCGAGGTCCCTCCACAAACAGGTCCAGAGAGACGTGACGGCCTTTAAAGCCATAGGGGACTTGTTAAAGTGGGTCAGAGTTACTGTGGGGAGACACAACCCTGGAAGTTATGTGCACAGCCATGACAGGCTGAACACTCACATCTAAACTATTTAGCTTTCCTTCCTCTCacaggctgctgcagtgtccaCAGCAATCACTGCACCTTGATTACCAACAGCTGAGGCGTTTACAGTCACTCGAGGGTGGCAGGAAAAGTCATACACAGCTGGGCGTTAAATGTGCGTTTTAAAGAAAGTGAtgatttaaattaaagtgtgtgCACAGGGATAATGGCTGGAATATCAGTAAGACAATAACACTAGTACAGATCCGCTCTGGGTAGATTAAGGTCCATGAAAACTTAGAGGAGCACATGCACACTGCGGGTTCCTGTGAGGAATATGAGGCAGGGTCAGTGATTGTTCCAGTTTGGATATATGGTCTTTTCTTACCCAGAAGCTCTTTGGGGACCTCTGACATTTCCTCGCTCATTTTGCTGAAGATAACGCCCAAAACAACGCGAGCGGTCCAGTCAACACATCGAAAAAGCTCAAACACCGAGGAAACGAGCGAGAGAGACAAGTGTCAGGTGGTGACGCTGCCGCCGCCGGTGCTTTTCTCCTGGTTACatgctcctctcctcctgctcccgTCGCGGCGTCCGCACAATGGATCCACGTTTATCTGCGCGCATCTCTATTCGCTCAAAACAACGCGAGGCACAGAAAACCCTGATATGGTGATCCTACATAAACCATGTTGGCACCCAGCAGCCTCCGCGCGTCGGCCGTGGCCCCGCCGTAAAGCTGTCGGTAATACAGTGCCAACCAATGGTGGGAAACGGGGCCCCTCCCCGCTCGGTGATGCGACAGCCAGGGAGCAGATCCGAAGCTGCGGCGGCGTGGCAGGAGGGGGCGGTGGTGTCAACACGATATTAATGGGAAGGTTACACCTAGCGGTTCTTAAACTGGGCACCAGGGACCTCTAGCGGCCCTTACAGAGGTCCAACGGTGTCCTAAGCAGTCCTGTGCGTAAAGCACATCATGAAGAGAcattatgtaataataataataacaacaacaataataataatgagtaCATCTTTATATAAGTATATATTTGGTCTAGTATAAACATCATTACAGAGGGACGACAGCGTCACCTTGTGGTCAGTTTTTGAGATTACAGGCAGACTCTGGTTTTTCATTGCTCCACATTTGAAAGTTCACAGAACTGTCCATCTTCATAAAAAGGCTTATTTCAGTCATCACTTCAAACATAGTTTCGAACTATCATGTAAAAATGTGAGTAATGTCACAGTTTGATGTACAAGATATTTGACTTGTTCACATCTAATTGTGAAGCTCATCCCCAGTTTGGcctctgttttctcctttaaaactcaaattaaaattaaaatccaaaCTTAGTCCAAGATGCACAAACAATATTGAAGACAATACAGAGTGTCAGTTTTTTTAGCAGtagctaataaaaaaaaatctgttggtAAACAGAAACAGTGCACATGTTCTCAGTAATCagccaaatgaaaaatatgtcaaagTACTTTTTTCCAAATGGGCAAAAATGCCcaaatgttgctgttgtgtCATATGGAAATCCAGAACAACAGGGATGTTGTGTTGGTTTATCATGGGCCCGCTGCACAATATTCACTGTTTCTGACACTGCTGCAAAATCCGCTTGTGTGTCCTCTCTAGTCTTTTTGCCATGGAGCTGAGCTGTGCATTCTTCAGCCTCTCTGGCATTCTTCTCAGCTGCTCCACTGGAATCTGGGCCAGACTAACTTGGAGATGTCTCAGGATAAGATCCCTCTTTCTGGGGACTGGCTTATGAAGGTTCCTGTTGGATCGAGATGAGATGGAGTTGGGTTTATCTGTGCTGCAGGGAGTAGTTAAAGAGAGGCAAGAAGAAATGGAAAGTGGGAATCAAAGTGTAGGCTCACCTGTTCACAAATTTCCTCAACTTTGACACCTGGAccctgttcattttaaaaagtcctGCGAGCAAAGTCCTGATCGTCTCATCTGAGGAACAAAGTTGTACCACACGAGGTtaaactgttcttttttttcgtATGTGCTTGAGTTCCTGTGCGTTATAACTGACAGAGCAGCGAAAAAAGATACATACCTGAATTTGCAAGGTCCTCGCAGGAGGCACACATTCTGTCCTGGTAAAGTGAGCCAGGGAGCAGGACGATCTGGTCGCTTGCGCATTGTCGGTGTTTTACGCACGGTTCCAGCGCAGAAGATGAGTTGGAGAAGTAGCCCCTAGGGCACTTTGCACAAACCGTGTCCCTTTGCGACGTGCCTGAGATAAGACAATGTATTTGGGTCACCACAGTGTTTAAAGCTGCCGCTGCAGGGAGCCCAGGTGTTTTCTACTTTAATACTAAAAGCAGATTTTTCAGGCTGGTATTACCgggaaatgttaaatgtttgataTACTCTTTACCATGTTATTGTATTTCTTTGGTTCTAACAGGCTTATTTGGAAATAATGACACaacaatgttttattcattgatCTGCCAAGCATGTTCATGTACTTCGGAAATGTGGACTTGAGCAATATTTATCatacaaaatcaaaatatagaCCATGTTTTTAAACGAGGAGAAACAGCTACAATACACACTTCATATAACTTTCTTCGGACGGGGTACCTTTGCTTTGAACACCGTATCCGGGCCCGCACTCGGAGTGTTCGATGCAGAACTCATCGCTCCAGTAAAAACCCTCTTTACACCGACAGACCCTGTTGCTGACCGGTGAGCACTCTGTCGCCACCTCCTGGTTCTCGGTGCACAAGGTGTTGCAGTACAGACACCTGGGCAGGTAATTCCACAGCTCGGTGAAGTGTTCACGTTTGCAGGGTGAGCACATGGTGGGCGTGGTGGCGGTGCAGTGCGCGGTCATGTGCGTGCCTGGCGGACACTGGGCGCAGATGAGGACCTCCCCGGTGCGGTGGTTGAGGTGCACATAGGTGGGATCGCATTCCACCTCCCAGGCGTCGCAGAGGAGCAGGACCAGCAACGGCAAGACGGGCTGAGGACGTAAGTTTACTGTTACTACAATAattactactagtactactaaTAATATTACCAAGTATGATATTCTACATAACTTCTACGTATATAGCTTTATTTAACCAGTCAGCTTTTTCTCTTGAGCAATTTCACAGCAAtaaggaataataataataaaataaacaacattatTACTTCATTGTTTGATTAattcgtttgttttttttaatcaaacagcATCTACAGCATCACCAATCATTGTCTCTGCTGGATTTTGTCATCTTAAACAGGATAATGTTGTTCACTCACCAGCCTGATGGTTTGCATGTCCTCACTGATGTTGAAGAGGACTTgccagtgtgagtgtgttcatTTTATAGAATTCAGAAAGGAACTGCTCATTGTGTGGGTGGAATAGTGCCTTAGGCCCATTTCCAAAAAGGTCAAACAACTTCCGACTTCTTGTGTACACAAGCAAAACTTTGGCCATGGCAGCAAAATGAAGTACCTCAAAGCTTTTAGGAAGTACTAGGAGGAGGACTACCTGTAACTAAGCGGTACAGTAAGATATCAAGCAGATCTATTGAATATTCAGTGACACTGAATCACTGGTTGTCGTCTCCTTTCTGTGGAAGAAACTGATATTTCCACTCCACACAAACAGTTTCTGATTTACTGGAATTTTATTTGGTGATTTCTTCAGATTTGAAACTGGAGTGTCCTGGGGGTGGGGGTATAGCTGCATCACATGCCATCCTCTTGCTTTCTGTCCTGATCAGATATTTACTTATATTTCCTGACATATTTAGTCCTGCCTTCAcaaaggatttttaaaaactatgagaccaaatgaatgaatgaatgaatgaagcacACACaacttaaaaaatgtaaaattcatGTACAGTAATTTAGCTGCATGAAATTTATATTAATCCATATTTGTTCTAGCTGTAGCTGACATGCTGATGTCTAAGAGGTTTCTACTTAGTTTAggtaaaaacctttttttctgcacaacactgacaaaacaacaacttgACAAAGCTTTAAAATTTCCATTGACCCTCTCATTCCTGTTATTTTATGGGTATGTGACATCATACGTGATATTTGACAAAAGCCGAAAATATGGTTTTTGAAGAGTTTCCCCTTTGTGGTTGTTGAAATGAGCTAAAATTCTTCAGTAAGTTACATTTGAAAAGTGTCAGTGAGTCACAGTGACTGAATTGTGTGTACAATATGACATCGTGCTGATTAGGTAAAATGAAACGAATGTCTGAATCCTGAGTTATAAGAGTGTTATCACTGATTTCCTCTGGTTTTCTTAGAACACGAGAACATAATAAAACTATATCAGGGTTTCTTGATGATTCACGGGGGCGAAACTTTGGTATTTCACAATTTCCTACATAAACccatttcacaaaaaaacaagacaaacttCTCAAATGTATTAGTGTCAAACTGTTCAAGACCTTCACCTGAATAAATTACAATTTACAAGTTACTGAGTATATTTGAGCTCAAAGTCCAATTTCTCTGGCAGTTTCTAGTCAACATAAACACTTGATGAAAGTCAG is a window encoding:
- the LOC113122214 gene encoding tumor necrosis factor receptor superfamily member 6B-like, producing the protein MQTIRLPVLPLLVLLLCDAWEVECDPTYVHLNHRTGEVLICAQCPPGTHMTAHCTATTPTMCSPCKREHFTELWNYLPRCLYCNTLCTENQEVATECSPVSNRVCRCKEGFYWSDEFCIEHSECGPGYGVQSKGTSQRDTVCAKCPRGYFSNSSSALEPCVKHRQCASDQIVLLPGSLYQDRMCASCEDLANSDETIRTLLAGLFKMNRVQVSKLRKFVNRNLHKPVPRKRDLILRHLQVSLAQIPVEQLRRMPERLKNAQLSSMAKRLERTHKRILQQCQKQ